Proteins encoded in a region of the Excalfactoria chinensis isolate bCotChi1 chromosome 16, bCotChi1.hap2, whole genome shotgun sequence genome:
- the MORC2 gene encoding ATPase MORC2 isoform X2 has product MLCFLDDGTGMDSNEAASVIQFGKSAKRSPESTQIGQYGNGLKSGSMRIGKDFILFTKKNNTMTCLLLSRTFHEEEGIDEVIVPLPTWNAWNREPVSDNMEKFAIETELIYKYSPFKSEQQVMEQFNKIRGEKGTLVIIFNLKLMDNGEPELDVTSDPRDIQMAETPPEGTKPERRSFRAYAAVLYIDPRMRIFINGHKVQTKRLSCCLYKPRMYKYTSNRFKTRAEQEVKKAEHMARIAEEKAREAESKARAFELRLGGDLTRESRVMLRQVQNSAITMRREADVKKRIKEAKQRALKEPKELNFIFGVNIEQRELDGMFIYNCSRLIKMYEKVGPQLEGGMACGGVVGVVDVPYLVLEPTHNKQDFADAKEYRHLLKAMGEHLAQYWKDVAIAQRGIIKFWDEFGYLSANWNQPPSSELRYKRRRAMEIPTTIQCDVCLKWRTLPFQLSSVEKNYPDSWVCSMNPDPEQNRCDAPEQKQKLPLGTLKKDSKSQEEKQKQLSEKIRQQQEKLEALQKTTPVRSQADLKKLPLEVTTRPAGEQVTRSQRPRSPPLPDVIKNAPSRPPSLTPPSKSVSQLKKSSSTWTHINTPRLASILSKEEASTSKTHHDAMTVGRSNSTSKTHSKQTTQTKPSSAVPQSPKSPRETPNSKTAKASTPKKSAAVKSPQASTPRKRTVQAAEELSEEEVECKKERTKRGKYVAVKEEKEEKKDPSEVEVELTDSAGEEDVAELKKAQKDKGLHVEVRVNKEWFTGRVTAVEMGKHAVRWKVKFDYVPTDTTPRDRWVEKGSEDVRLMKPPSPEYQSPDTQQEEEVVVAEPSTSECVGIEPDTTGPSSGQETVDLLVQILRNCLRYFLPPNFPVSKKELSSMSSEGLLAFPLKDYFKQYEIGLQNLCNSYQTRADARAKACEENLRNTEIKLKETEEKLQKLRTNIVALLQKVQEDIDINTDDELDAYIEDLITKGD; this is encoded by the exons ATGAAGCTGCCAGCGTTATTCAGTTTGGCAAATCAGCCAAGCGATCGCCAGAGTCAACTCAAATTGGGCAGTACGGGAACGGCTTGAAATC GGGTTCCATGCGGATTGGGAAAGACTTTATCCtgttcacaaagaaaaataacaccaTGACTTGCCTCCTCTTGTCCCGGACGTTTCATGAGGAAGAAGGCATCGATGAG GTCATTGTCCCATTGCCCACCTGGAATGCGTGGAACCGAGAGCCTGTGAGTGACAACATGGAGAAGTTTGCTATTGAGACAGAGCTGATTTACAAGTATTCCCCATTCAAATCAGAACAGCAAGTGATGGAGCAGTTTAATAAGATCCGTGGTGAGAAAG GTACACTGGTGATCATCTTTAACCTCAAGCTGATGGACAACGGGGAGCCAGAGCTGGATGTGACTTCTGACCCTCGAGACATTCAGATGGCAGAAACCCCCCCAGAGGGAAC AAAGCCTGAGCGCCGCTCCTTCCGTGCCtatgctgctgtgctgtacatTGATCCCAGAATGAGAATCTTTATAAATGGGCACAAGGTACAAACCAAGAGACTTTCCTGCTGCTTGTACAAGCCAAG GATGTACAAATACACTTCAAATCGTTTCAAGACTCGTGCAGAGCAAGAGgtgaagaaagcagagcacatgGCGAGGATAG CGGAGGAGAAGGCTCGGGAGGCAGAGAGCAAAGCCCGCGCGTTTGAGCTGCGCCTCGGGGGGGACCTTACACGGGAGTCCAGG GTGATGTTACGTCAGGTGCAGAACTCGGCCATCACCATGCGCCGGGAGGCCGACGTCAAGAAGAGGATTAAGGAGGCAAAGCAGCG GGCACTGAAGGAACCCAAAGAACTCAACTTTATTTTTGGTGTGAATATTGAGCAGCGCGAGTTGGACGGCATGTTCATTTATAACTGCAGTCGGCTGATAAAGATGTATGAGAAGGTGGGCCCACAGCTGGAGGGTGGCAT GGCATGTGGTGGCGTAGTCGGTGTCGTGGATGTGCCCTATCTGGTTCTGGAGCCAACTCATAATAAACAAGACTTTGCTGATGCCAAAGAATACCGACACTTGTTGAAGGCCATGGGGGAGCACTTAGCTCAGTACTGGAAGGATGTAGCTATAG cccAGAGGGGTATCATCAAGTTCTGGGATGAATTTGGTTATCTGTCAGCAAACTGGAACCAGCCTCCATCCAGCGAGCTGCGCTACAAACGGCGCAGAGCCATGGAGATCCCCACCACCATCCAGTGCG ACGTATGCCTGAAATGGAGGACTCTCCCATTCCAGCTGAGTTCGGTGGAGAAGAATTACCCTGATAGTTGGGTGTGCTCTATGAACCCCGACCCTGAACAAAATAG GTGTGATGCTCCggagcagaagcagaaattacCACTGGGAACCTTGAAGAAAGACTCAAAATcgcaggaggaaaaacagaaacagctgtCAGAGAAAATccggcagcagcaggagaaactGGAAGCACTGCAG AAAACCACGCCAGTTCGATCTCAAGCTGACTTAAAGAAGCTGCCTCTGGAAGTGACCACACGGCCTGCAGGGGAG CAAGTGACTCGATCCCAGCGCCCGCGATCTCCTCCCTTACCCGATGTCATCAAGAATGCTCCCAGCAGACCACCCTCACTTACACCTCCTTCCAAGTCCGTCAGTCAGCTGAAAAAGAGTTCTTCTACTTGGACACATATTAACACTCCCAGATTGGCGAGCATACTCTCCAAGGAGGAGGCCAGCACTTCCAAGACACACCACGACGCTATGACAGTCGGGAGGTCTAACAGCACTTCAAAGACTCATTCTAAGCAAACTACACAAACCAAACCCTCCTCTGCTGTCCCGCAGAGCCCCAAAAGCCCCCGTGAGACACCCAACTCAAAAACTGCCAAGGCATCAACACCAAAGAAATCTGCTGCTGTCAAATCTCCCCAG GCCTCCACCCCACGCAAGAGGACCGTGCAGGCTGCTGAGGAGCTGTCTGAGGAAGAAGTGGAGTGTAAGAAGGAGAGGACAAAACGGGGCAAGTATGTAGCagtgaaagaggagaaagaggagaagaagGATCCCAGtgaggtggaggtggag CTCACAGACAGCGCAGGGGAGGAAGATGTGGCAGAACTGAAGAAAGCTCAGAAAG ACAAAGGGCTGCACGTGGAGGTCCGTGTGAACAAGGAGTGGTTCACAGGCCGTGTCACAGCAGTGGAAATGGGCAAGCATGCGGTACGCTGGAAGGTGAAGTTTGATTATGTTCCTACGGACACCACCCCAAGAGATCGCTG gGTAGAGAAAGGCAGTGAGGATGTGAGACTGATGAAACCTCCCTCTCCAGAGTACCAGAGTCCAGACACacagcaggaagaggaggttgtTGTGGCTGAACCTTCTACCTCAGAATGTGTTGGAATTGAACCAGACACTACAGGCCCAAGCAGTGGCCAAGAAACAGTAGACTTACTAGTCCAGATCCTTCG GAATTGTTTGCGATACTTCTTGCCTCCAAATTTTCCTGTTTCCAAGAAGGAATTGAGTTCCATGAGCTCGGAAGGGTTGCTGGCATTTCCCTTG AAAGACTATTTCAAACAGTACGAGATAGGTCTGCAGAACCTGTGCAATTCATATCAGACTCGTGCTGATGCCCGGGCCAAAGCCTGTGAAGAAAACCTGCGCAACACTGAGATAAAGCTGaaggaaacagaggagaaaCTGCAGAAGCTGAGGACTAACATTGtggctttgctgcagaaagTGCAGGAG gaCATTGATATTAATACAGATGATGAACTGGATGCTTATATCGAGGACTTGATCACAAAAGGAGACTGA
- the MORC2 gene encoding ATPase MORC2 isoform X1: MSCANYSSLNRAQLTFEYLHTNSTTHEFLFGALAELVDNARDADATRIDIYTERQESLRGGFMLCFLDDGTGMDSNEAASVIQFGKSAKRSPESTQIGQYGNGLKSGSMRIGKDFILFTKKNNTMTCLLLSRTFHEEEGIDEVIVPLPTWNAWNREPVSDNMEKFAIETELIYKYSPFKSEQQVMEQFNKIRGEKGTLVIIFNLKLMDNGEPELDVTSDPRDIQMAETPPEGTKPERRSFRAYAAVLYIDPRMRIFINGHKVQTKRLSCCLYKPRMYKYTSNRFKTRAEQEVKKAEHMARIAEEKAREAESKARAFELRLGGDLTRESRVMLRQVQNSAITMRREADVKKRIKEAKQRALKEPKELNFIFGVNIEQRELDGMFIYNCSRLIKMYEKVGPQLEGGMACGGVVGVVDVPYLVLEPTHNKQDFADAKEYRHLLKAMGEHLAQYWKDVAIAQRGIIKFWDEFGYLSANWNQPPSSELRYKRRRAMEIPTTIQCDVCLKWRTLPFQLSSVEKNYPDSWVCSMNPDPEQNRCDAPEQKQKLPLGTLKKDSKSQEEKQKQLSEKIRQQQEKLEALQKTTPVRSQADLKKLPLEVTTRPAGEQVTRSQRPRSPPLPDVIKNAPSRPPSLTPPSKSVSQLKKSSSTWTHINTPRLASILSKEEASTSKTHHDAMTVGRSNSTSKTHSKQTTQTKPSSAVPQSPKSPRETPNSKTAKASTPKKSAAVKSPQASTPRKRTVQAAEELSEEEVECKKERTKRGKYVAVKEEKEEKKDPSEVEVELTDSAGEEDVAELKKAQKDKGLHVEVRVNKEWFTGRVTAVEMGKHAVRWKVKFDYVPTDTTPRDRWVEKGSEDVRLMKPPSPEYQSPDTQQEEEVVVAEPSTSECVGIEPDTTGPSSGQETVDLLVQILRNCLRYFLPPNFPVSKKELSSMSSEGLLAFPLKDYFKQYEIGLQNLCNSYQTRADARAKACEENLRNTEIKLKETEEKLQKLRTNIVALLQKVQEDIDINTDDELDAYIEDLITKGD, from the exons ATGAAGCTGCCAGCGTTATTCAGTTTGGCAAATCAGCCAAGCGATCGCCAGAGTCAACTCAAATTGGGCAGTACGGGAACGGCTTGAAATC GGGTTCCATGCGGATTGGGAAAGACTTTATCCtgttcacaaagaaaaataacaccaTGACTTGCCTCCTCTTGTCCCGGACGTTTCATGAGGAAGAAGGCATCGATGAG GTCATTGTCCCATTGCCCACCTGGAATGCGTGGAACCGAGAGCCTGTGAGTGACAACATGGAGAAGTTTGCTATTGAGACAGAGCTGATTTACAAGTATTCCCCATTCAAATCAGAACAGCAAGTGATGGAGCAGTTTAATAAGATCCGTGGTGAGAAAG GTACACTGGTGATCATCTTTAACCTCAAGCTGATGGACAACGGGGAGCCAGAGCTGGATGTGACTTCTGACCCTCGAGACATTCAGATGGCAGAAACCCCCCCAGAGGGAAC AAAGCCTGAGCGCCGCTCCTTCCGTGCCtatgctgctgtgctgtacatTGATCCCAGAATGAGAATCTTTATAAATGGGCACAAGGTACAAACCAAGAGACTTTCCTGCTGCTTGTACAAGCCAAG GATGTACAAATACACTTCAAATCGTTTCAAGACTCGTGCAGAGCAAGAGgtgaagaaagcagagcacatgGCGAGGATAG CGGAGGAGAAGGCTCGGGAGGCAGAGAGCAAAGCCCGCGCGTTTGAGCTGCGCCTCGGGGGGGACCTTACACGGGAGTCCAGG GTGATGTTACGTCAGGTGCAGAACTCGGCCATCACCATGCGCCGGGAGGCCGACGTCAAGAAGAGGATTAAGGAGGCAAAGCAGCG GGCACTGAAGGAACCCAAAGAACTCAACTTTATTTTTGGTGTGAATATTGAGCAGCGCGAGTTGGACGGCATGTTCATTTATAACTGCAGTCGGCTGATAAAGATGTATGAGAAGGTGGGCCCACAGCTGGAGGGTGGCAT GGCATGTGGTGGCGTAGTCGGTGTCGTGGATGTGCCCTATCTGGTTCTGGAGCCAACTCATAATAAACAAGACTTTGCTGATGCCAAAGAATACCGACACTTGTTGAAGGCCATGGGGGAGCACTTAGCTCAGTACTGGAAGGATGTAGCTATAG cccAGAGGGGTATCATCAAGTTCTGGGATGAATTTGGTTATCTGTCAGCAAACTGGAACCAGCCTCCATCCAGCGAGCTGCGCTACAAACGGCGCAGAGCCATGGAGATCCCCACCACCATCCAGTGCG ACGTATGCCTGAAATGGAGGACTCTCCCATTCCAGCTGAGTTCGGTGGAGAAGAATTACCCTGATAGTTGGGTGTGCTCTATGAACCCCGACCCTGAACAAAATAG GTGTGATGCTCCggagcagaagcagaaattacCACTGGGAACCTTGAAGAAAGACTCAAAATcgcaggaggaaaaacagaaacagctgtCAGAGAAAATccggcagcagcaggagaaactGGAAGCACTGCAG AAAACCACGCCAGTTCGATCTCAAGCTGACTTAAAGAAGCTGCCTCTGGAAGTGACCACACGGCCTGCAGGGGAG CAAGTGACTCGATCCCAGCGCCCGCGATCTCCTCCCTTACCCGATGTCATCAAGAATGCTCCCAGCAGACCACCCTCACTTACACCTCCTTCCAAGTCCGTCAGTCAGCTGAAAAAGAGTTCTTCTACTTGGACACATATTAACACTCCCAGATTGGCGAGCATACTCTCCAAGGAGGAGGCCAGCACTTCCAAGACACACCACGACGCTATGACAGTCGGGAGGTCTAACAGCACTTCAAAGACTCATTCTAAGCAAACTACACAAACCAAACCCTCCTCTGCTGTCCCGCAGAGCCCCAAAAGCCCCCGTGAGACACCCAACTCAAAAACTGCCAAGGCATCAACACCAAAGAAATCTGCTGCTGTCAAATCTCCCCAG GCCTCCACCCCACGCAAGAGGACCGTGCAGGCTGCTGAGGAGCTGTCTGAGGAAGAAGTGGAGTGTAAGAAGGAGAGGACAAAACGGGGCAAGTATGTAGCagtgaaagaggagaaagaggagaagaagGATCCCAGtgaggtggaggtggag CTCACAGACAGCGCAGGGGAGGAAGATGTGGCAGAACTGAAGAAAGCTCAGAAAG ACAAAGGGCTGCACGTGGAGGTCCGTGTGAACAAGGAGTGGTTCACAGGCCGTGTCACAGCAGTGGAAATGGGCAAGCATGCGGTACGCTGGAAGGTGAAGTTTGATTATGTTCCTACGGACACCACCCCAAGAGATCGCTG gGTAGAGAAAGGCAGTGAGGATGTGAGACTGATGAAACCTCCCTCTCCAGAGTACCAGAGTCCAGACACacagcaggaagaggaggttgtTGTGGCTGAACCTTCTACCTCAGAATGTGTTGGAATTGAACCAGACACTACAGGCCCAAGCAGTGGCCAAGAAACAGTAGACTTACTAGTCCAGATCCTTCG GAATTGTTTGCGATACTTCTTGCCTCCAAATTTTCCTGTTTCCAAGAAGGAATTGAGTTCCATGAGCTCGGAAGGGTTGCTGGCATTTCCCTTG AAAGACTATTTCAAACAGTACGAGATAGGTCTGCAGAACCTGTGCAATTCATATCAGACTCGTGCTGATGCCCGGGCCAAAGCCTGTGAAGAAAACCTGCGCAACACTGAGATAAAGCTGaaggaaacagaggagaaaCTGCAGAAGCTGAGGACTAACATTGtggctttgctgcagaaagTGCAGGAG gaCATTGATATTAATACAGATGATGAACTGGATGCTTATATCGAGGACTTGATCACAAAAGGAGACTGA
- the LOC140259797 gene encoding apelin receptor A-like has translation MEYAEADYYYGEAEEEEEGNGTACAWQADWEASFALLPALYALVFVLGLAGNALVLLTVWRGPRAKRRSADAYIGNLALADLAFVATLPLWAAYTALRFHWPFGAALCKLSSYLVLLNMFASAFCLGGLSAERYRAVLRAAPPPPRAASARLRRPAALGPLAALWAAAAAAALPALLLREARRDARNRTLCDLRLGGDGGGAERAAAALSLGTTALGFAAPLLLMAVCYCCVGSAVRRHLRPRRAEAAARRRLLRLIAALVGVFAGCWLPFHLLKSLFVLAAAGLLELPCALLGLISRLHPYATCLAYLNSCLNPLLYAFLDGRFRAQCRALLGLRGARPPPAASSTLSAPTQRSELPSSGGTKV, from the coding sequence aTGGAGTACGCGGAGGCGGATTATTACTACGgggaggcggaggaggaggaggagggcaaCGGGACGGCGTGCGCCTGGCAGGCGGACTGGGAGGCGTCGTTCGCGCTGCTGCCCGCTCTCTACGCGCTGGTCTTCGTGCTGGGGCTGGCTGGCAACGCGCTGGTGCTGCTGACGGTGTGGCGCGGCCCCCGAGCCAAGCGGCGCTCTGCCGACGCCTACATCGGCAACCTGGCGCTGGCCGACCTGGCCTTCGTGGCCACGCTGCCGCTGTGGGCCGCCTACACGGCGCTGCGCTTCCACTGGCCGTTCGGCGCGGCGCTCTGCAAGCTCAGCAGCTACCTGGTGCTGCTCAACATGTTCGCCTCCGCCTTCTGCCTGGGCGGCCTCAGCGCCGAGCGCTACCGCGCCGTGCTCCGCGCcgcccccccgccgccccgcgccgcctcCGCCCGTCTCCGCCGCCCCGCGGCTCTGGGCCCGCTGGCCGCGCTctgggcggcggcggcggcggcggctctgCCCGCTCTGCTGCTCCGCGAGGCGCGGAGGGACGCTCGGAACCGCACGCTGTGCGACCTGCGGCTCGGGGGGGacggcggcggcgcggagcgggcggcggcggcgctcaGCCTCGGCACCACCGCGCTGGGCTTCGCCGCTCCGCTGCTGCTGATGGCCGTGTGTTACTGCTGCGTCGGCAGCGCCGTCCGCCGCCACCTGCGGCCCCGCCGAGCCGAAGCGGCGGCCAGGAGGAGGTTGTTGCGGCTGATCGCCGCGCTGGTCGGGGTGTTCGCcggctgctggctgcccttcCACCTGCTGAAGAGCCTCTTCGTGCTGGCCGCGGCcgggctgctggagctgccgTGCGCGCTGCTCGGCCTCATCTCCCGCCTGCATCCCTACGCCACCTGCCTCGCCTACCTCAACAGCTGCCTCAACCCGCTGCTCTACGCCTTCCTCGACGGCCGCTTCCGCGCTCAGTGCCGAGCGCTGCTGGGGCTGCGCGGAgcccggccgccccccgccgcctcctccACGCTGAGCGCTCCGACGCAGCGCTCCGAGCTGCCCTCCTCGGGGGGCACCAAGGTGTAG